A stretch of Anolis sagrei isolate rAnoSag1 chromosome X, rAnoSag1.mat, whole genome shotgun sequence DNA encodes these proteins:
- the EEF2 gene encoding elongation factor 2, with the protein MVNFTVDQIRAIMDKKANIRNMSVIAHVDHGKSTLTDSLVCKAGIIASARAGETRFTDTRKDEQERCITIKSTAISLFYELSENDLAFIKQSKDGTGFLINLIDSPGHVDFSSEVTAALRVTDGALVVVDCVSGVCVQTETVLRQAIAERIKPVLMMNKMDRALLELQLKCEELYQTFQRIVENVNVIISTYGEGETGPMGNIMIDPVLGTVGFGSGLHGWAFTLKQFAEMYVAKFTAKGEGQLNAADRAKKVEDMMKKLWGDRYFDPATGKFSKSANSPDGKKLPRTFCQLILDPIFKVFDAIMNFRKEETAKLIEKLDIKLDTEDKDKEGKPLLKAVMRRWLPAGEALLQMITIHLPSPVTAQKYRCELLYEGPPDDEAAMGIKNCDPKGPLMMYISKMVPTTDKGRFYAFGRVFSGVVSTGLKCRIMGPNYTPGKKEDLYLKPIQRTILMMGRYVEPIEDVPCGNIVGLVGVDQFLVKTGTITTFEHAHNMRVMKFSVSPVVRVAVEAKNPADLPKLVEGLKRLAKSDPMVQCIIEESGEHIIAGAGELHLEICLKDLEEDHACIPIKKSDPVVSYRETVSEESGVLCLSKSPNKHNRLYMKARPFPDGLAEDIDKGDVAARQELKQRARYLAEKYEWDVAEARKIWCFGPDGTGPNILTDITKGVQYLNEIKDSVVAGFQWATKEGALCEENLRGVRFDVHDVTLHADAIHRGGGQIIPTARRCLYACMLTAQPRLMEPIYLVEIQCPEQVVGGIYGVLNRKRGHVFEESQVAGTPMFVVKAYLPVNESFGFTADLRSNTGGQAFPQCVFDHWQILPGDPYDATSRPFQVVAETRKRKGLKEGIPALDNFLDKL; encoded by the exons ATG GTGAACTTCACAGTTGACCAGATCCGGGCCATCATGGACAAGAAGGCCAACATCCGGAACATGTCTGTGATCGCACACGTAGACCACGGGAAGTCTACGCTGACGGACTCGCTGGTTTGCAAGGCCGGCATCATTGCCTCTGCGCGGGCAGGTGAAACCCGCTTCACCGACACCCGGAAAGATGAGCAGGAACGCTGCATCACCATCAAGTCCAC gGCAATCTCCCTCTTCTATGAGCTTTCGGAGAACGACTTGGCCTTCATCAAGCAAAGCAAAGATGGCACTGGCTTCCTCATCAATCTCATTGACTCCCCGGGCCACGTGGACTTCTCCTCGGAGGTCACGGCCGCCCTGCGCGTCACCGATGGTGCCTTGGTGGTTGTAGACTGCGTTTCGG GGGTCTGTGTCCAGACAGAGACGGTCCTGCGCCAGGCCATTGCCGAGCGCATCAAGCCTGTCCTGATGATGAACAAGATGGACCGAGCCTTGCTTGAGCTGCAGCTGAAGTGCGAGGAGCTCTACCAGACCTTCCAGCGCATCGTGGAGAATGTCAACGTCATCATCTCTACTTATGGCGAGGGCGAGACGGGGCCCATGGGCAACATCATG atCGACCCAGTCCTGGGGACGGTGGGCTTTGGCTCTGGCCTCCATGGCTGGGCCTTCACCCTAAAGCAGTTTGCCGAGATGTACGTGGCCAAGTTCACGGCCAAAGGCGAGGGGCAGCTGAACGCAGCCGACCGGGCCAAGAAAGTGGAGGACATGATGAAGAAGCTGTGGGGGGACAG gtattttgaccCCGCCACTGGCAAGTTCAGCAAGTCCGCCAATAGCCCAGATGGAAAGAAGTTGCCCAGGACATTCTGCCAGCTCATCCTGGACCCCATCTTCAAG GTGTTTGATGCCATCATGAACTTCCGGAAGGAGGAAACAGCCAAACTGATTGAGAAACTGGACATCAAGCTGGACACGGAAGACAAGGACAAGGAAGGGAAGCCTTtgctgaag GCTGTGATGCGACGCTGGCTCCCAGCTGGGGAAGCACTCCTCCAGATGATCACCATCCACCTGCCTTCCCCCGTCACCGCTCAGAAGTACCGCTGTGAGCTGCTCTACGAGGGACCCCCTGACGATGAGGCTGCCATGG GCATCAAGAACTGCGACCCCAAGGGCCCCCTGATGATGTACATCTCCAAGATGGTGCCCACTACCGACAAAGGGCGCTTCTACGCCTTTGGCCGCGTCTTCTCCGGCGTGGTCTCCACCGGCCTCAAGTGCAGGATCATGGGGCCAAACTACACACCGGGCAAGAAGGAAGACCTCTACCTCAAGCCCATCCAGAG GACCATCCTGATGATGGGCCGCTACGTAGAGCCCATTGAGGACGTGCCGTGTGGCAACATCGTTGGCCTGGTGGGTGTGGACCAGTTCCTGGTCAAGACAGGCACCATCACCACCTTTGAGCACGCCCACAACATGCGCGTGATGAAGTTCAGCGTCAGCCCCGTGGTGCGGGTGGCCGTGGAGGCCAAGAACCCGGCCGACCTGCCCAAGCTGGTGGAAGGCCTCAAGCGCCTGGCCAAGTCTGACCCCATGGTGCAG TGCATCATTGAGGAGTCTGGGGAGCACATCATTGCTGGCGCTGGGGAGCTGCACCTGGAGATCTGCCTCAAGGACCTCGAGGAGGACCACGCCTGCATTCCCATCAAG AAATCGGACCCGGTGGTGTCCTACCGGGAGACGGTGAGCGAAGAGTCGGGCGTGCTGTGCCTCTCCAAGTCACCCAACAAGCACAACCGGCTGTACATGAAGGCCCGACCCTTCCCGGATGGGCTGGCCGAGGACATCGACAAGGGGGATGTGGCGGCCCGGCAAGAGCTGAAACAGCGGGCCCGCTACCTGGCCGAGAAGTACGAGTGGGACGTGGCAGAGGCCCGCAAGATCTGGTGTTTCGGCCCCGACGGCACTGGTCCCAACATCCTCACTGACATCACCAAGGGCGTCCAGTACCTCAACGAGATCAAGGACAGCGTGGTGGCTGGCTTCCAATGGGCCACCAAAGAG GGCGCCTTGTGCGAGGAGAACCTGCGTGGTGTGCGCTTCGATGTCCACGATGTGACCCTGCACGCCGACGCCATCCACCGGGGTGGTGGCCAGATCATTCCCACAGCCCGGCGCTGCCTCTATGCCTGCATGCTGACCGCCCAGCCCCGCCTCATGGAGCCCATCTATCTGGTGGAGATCCAG TGCCCTGAACAAGTGGTGGGCGGCATCTATGGTGTGTTGAACCGGAAGCGAGGCCACGTCTTTGAGGAGTCCCAGGTGGCCGGCACCCCCATGTTCGTGGTCAAGGCCTACCTCCCGGTTAATGAGTCTTTCG gCTTCACGGCTGACCTGCGCTCCAACACGGGCGGGCAAGCCTTCCCACAGTGTGTCTTCGACCACTGGCAGATTCTGCCGGGCGACCCTTACGACGCCACCAGCCGCCCCTTCCAGGTGGTGGCCGAGACCCGCAAGCGCAAGGGCCTCAAGGAGGGCATCCCCGCCTTGGACAACTTCCTGGACAAGCTGTAG